AAAGTattgtggcaaagtcaacagtatgaagaagcaacatgggaacgcgaggatgatataagacagaagtatccacaattgttctaagttcgaggacaaactttttataaggtatgggggattgtaacatctataaattttctcttttccaaaagagcaaaaaaaaagaaataaaaatatatttgtaaATGACCTAGGCTAGGATTTGAATCAGAGACCTCTTACTTGAAATAAATCATCGCATGAATCAGAGACCTCTTATTTGTAATTTGTTTAAGTagtcattaggtggtggtaaatcATCGCATGAGTAATATGAAACAAATTCATTATATATAGATTATATGTGAAGAGCTGCTCCAActttcacttagtataaaaggggatggatgagattaaaaaaaaacctaattttcatctcctcttctcctctagccgaaacttctccttcctcctttcaagtttcggccaagatcaagAAATCTAGGTCCAAGCTTATAAGTTCTTCAAGTGGAggatctaagaggagagtttttgcAAAGATTGGTACGCGGGTGAAGGGTGGCTTGGAGATTAAGGCGTGCAAAAGAGATgattgtcttccctacaccttATAGTAGTAAGATTTAGCGAAAAGATGTAAGTaccactcacctgcagtataagttgcttcgctGATGTATTTCATAATatcttttatgcatgatttagaagATACTTGTGGAGATATGCTTTAGACATGTTAAGGAAGAAGCAAGTCATGTTATGTAAGTTGCCCTCTAAAGTGttggggattaagagcatgtgtaggGAATCTTGAATTACTTCCCATTTAGCtttggggctaagaagcgtaTTCAAGTGCCCTAGAGTTCTTCCGTATAAATGGGAGGGGATTAAgcacacataaggtgtttggttaaatgtcaAACAAGTGtaagtacaagaaattaatagttaaaaagaagtattttactttagaaaagcatgtactggacacaaggtccataggTGGGCTGCTAGATCGCCCCTAAGATCTTaaatcgcctagtagtaccttgataggttcgggattaaCTACCTCAGATTTTATTAAGGACGCGCGCAAAGTAGTACAATGTCGGGCCTAagtaagttgattattattttcactaattatgtaataTAATGCTTTCAAACTTTATGGTTTGTCTTAGTGGAGATTTCCTAGGTTTAGAAGTTGAGTTATATCGTGTAGCATTGATGAACTCTTTAATAGGCCATGAATCCTGTGTTCCTTACATTATTCGCATGGTTTTTAAGTTAATGGattgcatgataaactggtttaaAAATGCATGTCACGTACATATTTCCGAAGTATAGTTTTTCGTGTGAATTACTGTCAAGTGCACATTATGTTTCCCTAAGcaattttaaaagcatgtttacaTTGTTGCATTTTCCTCAAGCAGTTTAAAAAGCATGTCCTCTTTTAATGtatcgttttgtgagtagatggtacttactaagcatccgcttatagatttgcattcccttatactgtagataaaagaaaaggaaagctcgagtaggaggaggcagcaggagcagtgcttgGAGGTGTGTGTGTTACAGAGCAATGGAAAGAGATCAGAGAATTTGTTATTATGGGGAACCTGTAGAactttagttttgttttcttctctccGCTTTACATAAAATATTGGCACTAATCGGTTTAGAATGAATTTGACGGCTTGCCAGAATTTTGAAtggcaagtgaaagtgaaaaagAGGAGAACAAGCTTTTTCGATAGAGAAGGGGGATCATCCGCACGGCCCGTGGCACGATCGTGCGGGTTCACACGACCTTCCACTACCTcctcttggccaaggtgacacggccatgtggaagcACACGGTCGTacccttcctcctctcggtcaaggtgacacggccgtgtgaaaacaCACGACCGTGCCCTTCTCCCTCTCGGctgaggtgacacggtcgtgtggaatcacacagccaggcacctcctcctctcggccaatgctacacggtcgtgtgattccacacgaccatgtctctCTTTCTCTTGACTaaagtgacacggtcgtgtgggttcacacAGTCATGACCCTCCCATCCTCTACCAAGGGTCACGGTCGTACgaccctcacacggtcgtgccctacaCCAGTTGGGAGTACAATACCTGTCAGGGCCACACGACCCAGACCCACTAGAAGCTTCAGACTTCCTTCGACCTTACATGGCTGCAAGTTATGTCCTACCAGTCGTAACAGGTTAGAATAGATCTATTCGAGTAAGCAACATGTAATAGGTAAGAATGCCGAAAATTTAGATGAATGAGGAAAGAATAACGTTTGTCCTGTAAATTAAGGACGGACattacaaaaataataaataaaattaattaaaaaaataaaattaaataaaaattgaaaaaaataaactaaataataaactaaattgattaaaaaataaaactaaataaaaattttaaaaataaatcaaataataaataaaattgattaaaaaataaaattaaaaaatatataagtattgatgaaaaaataataaataaaattaaataaaataaaaataagaagagGGTAAAAATGTCATTTGGTAAGGAGAGAGAGGAGGGGGAAGAGGGTGCTGTCAGATGGGGAGGAGGAAGCAATTTGCTTTTTCTAATTATaggtattattttaaaattattaaataaggaataatttttttttacctaaaaactCATTGTTCAATAATTATAAAGAAAAATGATAATGAATATTCTTTTCTCTAGGAAACGAAGAATTGGaaattgttttgtttgtttgtttgttttttttttttttttttttttttttttgcaaaatagcTGGTGGATTTACAAAATACTAAAAACAAAAATTCAGAGAAAGAGTAATTGATTGGTCCAAGTGTGGAAGGATGTAAAGAGACTACCTTAAAGGCTCATCTACTTCCTCTCATTattaaagaagagaagaaggaccCAACCCCAGCTCATTTATAGTACTTCAATGCGCTAGTTACTGCGTATACCAACATTGATAAAAATTTTGggacaaaaataattaaaaagtgtgccttttattttaaaatttaacaacAATGAGCATCTCTCTTTGGAtgttcaaatatattttttagaaaaaaaataatatttttaacaatttaatattaaaaaaaagacGTGAAATTTCGCATTTTTCTTCCCCTTCGATATTTGTTTTTTTAAGTCTCGAGATTGAAGTCTTCGTTCCATGTTCACCAGCGGAGCTTCAACGTGAGCTCAATTAATGGCCGGAGTTGGTGCATTGGAAAGCTGTCATCTTTGACAATGATAGTATAGTGATGAACAACTTCACCACCTCCTCTTAATCTATTTCTTCAAACGTCAGATTCTGCAGTTTACTTCAATTAATCGCTCCTTTGTCGTCAGCTGCTGAGTCCATCGTACCAGGCAGCAGTTTTGTTGAGCCATTTGCTTTATACCTGTTGAACAAACTGCTATAGTCTTCGCTTGTTTTCTCTCCTCGAGACATTTCCGAGGCCCATCGCAAGCGGTGCAACGAGAGCAGCGATCAGAGTTGGGATCCTTTGTTGCAGATTTTCCGGTGATCTTGATGAGGTCCAAAGGTGCCGCCTTTCCTCTTTTTTCCCTGTCAAAATCCCTCTTTTCGTGCTtctcttaattaattttcctGTTGCTGGGAGTTGTTCCGTGTTTCTGGTCTAAGATTAGGGTGGGCTTCCACTGTTTCTTCGCTTGCGGCGGCGATTTAGGGTTCCTCTACTCCTGGCGTCGGtttctttgtcttcttccttgTAGATCCTAGTCCAAGATCAGTTTTTTCTCCCCTTTTTTCTGTGTACATCCCCGCAGACCAATGACATTTGAAGATAGATAGATGATGGCGTATTAGAGTTTCCTTGTTGACAGATTCCACCTTTGTTAGCTTTATCTCTGCTAATAGCCATGAAAGGGATTGGAGTGAGTTGCGTCATCTTTCTGCTTAtttcaatcaaatgcatccattgCGCATTTACTCCCGCAGATAACTACCTGATCGACTGCGGTTCCTCGACCAATACAACCATCAACAATCGAGTTTTCGTCGCCGATGTTTCCCTTTCTTCAACCTTGACTCCCTCCTCAAACAACCTGGTGACCACCTCCAGCTCGGTGCCTGCCTCCTACTATGGCGCCGCCCTGTATCAAAATGCCCGGGTCTTCACAGTGACCTCCTCCTACTCCTTCCAAATCAATGCCCATGGCCGACACTTTATTCGCCTGTACTTCTTCCCGTCCATTTACGGAAACTTCAATCTCACTTCCACAACCTTCACTGTGTCTACCCAAGATGCTCTCCTCCTCGACCACTTCCATCCGCAGGCGAATTCTGCAGTGGTCGAGGAGTTCTTGGTGAACATAATTAGCGATACGCTTATCCTTACTTTTGCGCAGACAGGAAACAATTCCATTGCCTTTGTGAATGCCATAGAAGTTGTATCTGCTCCTGATACCTTAATTGCAGATACCGCTACCATTGTCAATCCTCCAGGTACGTACCGGGGTTTGTCGGACCAGTTGTTAGAGACAATTTACAGGGTCAACATGGGCGGGCCGCAGGTTTCCCCAAACACTGATACTCTGTGGAGAAATTGGGACACTGATCAGAAGTTTCTGCTCAACAGCGCTCTTTCGCGATCGGTTAACTTCACAGGAAAAATCAGTTATATGGATGGAACTACTGAAGAGACTGCTCCTGATATAGTGTATTCGACAGCTACCGAATTGGCCGCCTCCAATACTTCAAATGCTCTATTCAATGTGACATGGCAGTTCGATGTGGAAGCTAGCTCGGCCTACCTGATAAGGTTTCATTTCTGTGATATTGTCAGTTTGGCTGCTGGGAACCTCTATTTTAATGTTTATGTCAATTCCTGGGCCGTAGCTAGTAATCTAGATCTCAGTAGCAAGACGTTTGGGCAGTTAGCAACTGCTGTTTATATGGATTATGTTTTGGAGGCTAATGATGCATCAGAGAAGCTCGGCATTAGCATTGGTCCTTCAGTTGTTAATGGTGTTTTGCCGGACGGCATCCTCAATGGCCTCGAGATCATGAAGATCAATGGCTCTGGTGGTTCTCCAGCTACACCATCAGCTGGTTCGAAGAAGAATCTCGTCATCATATTGGCTCCGATATTTGGAGTAACTGCTGTAGCTATTGTTGCTGTTGCTCTTTGCTTAGCCGTTAGAAAGAGGAAGCTTACTACAAAACAGTATTCAAAATCTTGGGTGCCTTTCTCCATCAATGGCTTCACATCTCATAGCACAGGAAGTCGAACTTCCAACGGAACTGCCTTTACACTCGGTCTGAATGGAAACTTCGGTTATCGTCTGTCATTCGCCATCCTGCAAGAAGCAACGAACAACTTCGACGAGAATTGGGTGATTGGTGTTGGAGGTTTCGGGAAGGTCTACAAAGGAGAGCTGAGAGATGACACAAAAGTGGCAGTGAAGAGGGGAAATCCGAAATCTCAGCAGGGCATCAATGAGTTCCATACTGAGATTGAGTTGTTGTCGCGGCTGCGCCATCGTCATCTTGTTTCTCTTATCGGATACTGCGACGAGAAGAACGAGATGATTCTTGTGTATGAATACATGGAAAAGGGCACTCTTAAGAGCCATCTCTATGGCTCAGACATGCCTTCTCTTAACTGGCAGCAAAGATTGGAAATTTGCATTGGAGCAGCTAGAGGATTGCACTATCTTCATACTGGGCAAGCCAAAGCCATCATCCATCGCGACGTTAAATCCGCAAATATTCTACTCGACGAGACTCTCTTGGCAAAGGTGGCCGACTTTGGCCTATCGAAGACGGGACCGGAGCTGGATCAGACCCATGTTAGTACTGCAGTAAAAGGAAGTTTCGGATATCTCGACCCCGAGTATTTCCGGAGGCAACAGCTGACTGAGAAATCTGATGTGTATTCATTCGGAGTTGTTTTGCTAGAAGTCTTGTGCGCGAGACCGGTCATCGATCCGACACTACCGAGAGAGATGGTGAACTTGGCAGAATGGGGAATGAAGTGGCAAAAGAGGGGAGAGCTGGAGCACATTGTGGATGCTCGGATCGCCGGATCAATTAGGCCTGAATCGTTGAAGAAGTTTGGGGAAACCATCGAGAAATGCCTAGCGGATTCAGGCATCGAGCGCCCCTCCATGGGAGATGTCCTCTGGAACTTGGAGTATGCCCTACAACTTCAAGATGCAGACGCTGGTGGTATCTCTGAAATCAACAGCATCAATAGGATCACTGAGCTTTCGCCGCAACTCCAAAACATCAATGCCTTCGAGAGTGCACCGGCAGGGGAAGCTGCAACCGCGCTGCTCAATGATCTTTCAGACGTTTCCATGAGCAAAGTTTTCTCGCAGTTGATCAAGTCCGAGGGAAGGTGATTCGATCGATCTTAGTTTGATGTTAGTGATTGCATTAGGGTTCTTTTTGCTGTTCTTGGTTGATGTTCTATTTACATAAGCAAACTCGTCTTAGTAGCTGTAATTATACAGTGTCTCCATCATTTTCAAGCTTGAGTGACATCTCCATCGacaattttttctttctttttttttttttttttgcttgctcTCCTTAATTAAGTTCTCATCGTATGAACAACAAATGCCTCCATAGAGAAGTAGTCGTATGATGGATGAATTGAACTCAGATCCCTGAGAACTCAATCAGAGGCGCTTGTTCATATGAGAAAAACACAATCATATTCCAAACAGATTACAACATTATACCTCCGATGCTCTCATAACATTTAATCTAACTCCTCTTTGCTGAGAAGAGGCATATGCCTTATTAATCACCGAAACCATATAGGACGTAGACAATGTCCATGGCGTTGACCGTCTTCCTCCGGGCATGCTCCATGTAGGTCACGACATCACGGATCACATTCTCGAGGAAGATCTTGAGAACACCGCAAGTCTCCTCGTAGATGAGCCAATGTTGTCAAACCTGTTTCATGCACCATTTCATTTTTCTTAGTGAAACCGTACATTTCGGCACCGACTTATTCGGGTGCACCATTCCAGAGTGCACCGATACAAATAAAATGTCCATAATTATAATCCATACATGCAAAAGACACATACTTTTCATATATTTCATTGACAACGCTATTTAACAACACTACTTGTATGTTTATATTATTCATGCATTCCACATGCTAGTAATATTATACAAGCATTTATAAAAGCTACTAATTGTTAAAAGTTCAATATGAAGACAAATGAGCTACCAATCATCATCAAGTACAAAAATTGAAGGATAAAAATCTTGTATTGGTGCAATAACATCATCTCCTTCATTATCAACTTCATCATTAAAAATAGGAGCTTCTTCATCATCATCCAAGCTCAATAAAGCAAATGGTGCATCAACCATCTCCCAACTCAAATCTTCTCCATCAAGAAGGCTCGGTTCTTCACTTATCCAATCTTCCAACAAGTCAACATTATCAAGACTAATTGGATCCAAAAAGCTCTTTGTCTTGCTTAAATTCTTATAGTTAAAACAAAGGAATACTAAATAAACCAATTTTAACTATAAATTGACAAATAAAAGGTTAGGATCTCATTTCACCTTTCTGAAAGCTTGAGATTATAACAAACAAATATCAAGTCATTTAGCCTTTTATGCTCAAGCCTATTTTGTTTCTTAGAATGAATGAACTCAAAAACGCTCTAATTTCTTTCGCAGTCAGTGACACTACAACATTGGCTAAGAACTCAAATAGCAAACGTTTGAAGCTCCAAAGTATTACCAAATTGACCCCACCATGCAACTAATAAAACATAAAGTCAATTTAAAGTAGTTCATGAAACATGTACAATCTATATAGTTATGTAAGACTAACATAATAAATGAAATATTGCTATTATACTTGGATTTAACTCCTCACGTTGACGAATAACTATAGACAAGCCAAATTCACTAGTTgaagctgttggatcgaaagcgctagaagggaaggaggtgaatagcgctcgtggctttcacagtcgatttcataaaaatatcaggttataacgcagcggaaatagtaaaatgcacaaacacacagaagacttgagaagttacttcgttcggagcctatctcgactcctactcgaaggcccgcggtcactgaccgctttcggtgggcaacaactatagttcgtaaaaactattacaaactaagtacaattcaaagcagtaaataaaaattataccgacaacaaaagactaaatctaaagCTCTGAGTTGTCGGCGTCGAGTTGAGGCTTTGTCGGAATGTCTCGTTAGCAGCAGGTTGCAGAAAGATTGTTTGTGCGAAGTTGTTGAGAGTTGCTGTTCGAGGTCCCCTTATAaatagtgctggaggcgcctccaagcctgtccgaggcgcctccaggccgccgagtcgtacgggtggatcagcgcaaacctGGTCGCATCTCATCCCtctaaaggcgcctccaagctgctccaaggcacctccaacgcctggtccaaggcgcctccagcttccttcgaggcgcctccaactcttctggatagctggcttcggcttacacccgaggcgcctccaagccccatggaggcgcctcggacactgttcatcggaggttaaagatgctcctttgttcctgcaaattgtgttagtcccaaacacaaaccctgcaaaacaaagttaacacatggataatattataaataaacttgacagtcgtcggactgtccgggtctgacttcggattttcaaccgaaaaccctaggtcgacctgacgcctactgttccctctacggggaacgcgtcctcacttactccactcaggagatttacctgttgccagtgcgatcctccagactgactggacttttgctcagcgttcggagcttccggactttctgctagacttccGTTTCCTGGCTGgttcagtctttcacctggttcgcgacaccaggactttccacctagggttaccccccccccaggaccttttgcctgaagctctcgacccgccaagactttccgcatagggttaccgccccctatgacctagggttaccaccccctagggttttcatctgcctaaccgcagctaggattttcctgaaacactcaatcaagtgcattagatcacaaaacaacttaactttgaattcctttgccattatcaaaacaacggtcgatcgtcggatgcttcccgcactaacaatctccccctttttgattatggcaactgaaattcaaagctaagcaAAATAGATACAAAAAGTTTAAGTAAGGAAGCTTAATAGATTTTAATTGCACGCATGGTTAAGctaaacacttaaactttgtcaagctcccccttaatgaaggcattcttagaaaattttgttaaactttaaactttcttttgaattttcctactctccccctttgccattcatcaaaaactaagcatgtttggaaaaaaaatctgaactttctaaaagtAAATTTTCTTGTAAATCAACTTCACTAAGTTAAAACAATTTGAGCTCGTAGTTTAGTTTTCAAATAAGGTAAATTTTGCTGGACAAAGAGTTTTCTTTTGTAGTATTGGAAAGAAATTTCAAGCAATTTTGAACCATTAGGCTTTTAATAAGAGACAAAGGTAACtcttgattttatataatattctttagctaagtgaaaccaaGGCTTAAGtagcaatttttctttcaaaaagctaaaaatttgaatttgaaaagtatttagttaaattttcaaaatgaaatcttagtttaaaaatacttagcccgaataaagaaaaagaacatgatttgaaagttttgaaaacttagcttaaagtttttaaaaaaaattaattcaaggtttttgagggcaagggaggagcttttaatccttaatgtccaagcatgagttgggttagattgattgttaattagttaattttgctttaagtaaggtatcagagccctaatgccaacaaaaatggtttaaaaatcaagcacttgggttcgcggccacatgtctaaccagttagctactagctgattacctagagggcaatagctttcacttggttagtcaagtaaagtcaatagatccagttagatttgactagtgctggaagacttgacttgattgctgttaactaggtgtttaacgcccagactcatattgatgcacagatataagcattcttgagtccaggctgtaccctatgcatctcacgtcgttctatgtttttcaaacacaagcaaggtaagcctaggtgtttgtgagatgctctggctgaattctaggggagcaagatttctagggtagagcctaagctaattccatatttttgaaagtctagtaaaattggaattttaaaaataatattttcctagaatttttaaaacatgagATGATTTTGAAAGTTGTACGAAGCTGATTTGAAAATCAgaaactattctacccaacacattcctatttgccttctaagtgcactgaactcaagttcaggtaagggtttagtgaaaatgttagctaggtttgacttggactcaacatagctgagtataatttcacccttagccacatgatctcttacaaagtggtgttttacctctatgtgtttggtcctggagtggtgaattgggtttttggttaggttaattgaacttatattgtcaattaaaatttttgtatttttgtattccagctgataatcttttagtgtatgtatcatccacaaaagttgggaGGCACATTCTTCTagtgctatgtattcagcttcagtagtggatagagcaacacagtgttgctttctgcttcactaacttactaggcactgacctagaatttggcagctcccacttgtgctttttctatctaacttgcaaccggcatagtctgaatcagagtaTCCAACAAGGTCAAGGGTACAAGTTCTAGGGTAcaaaagtcctacatttagggtgcccttaatgtacctaagtatccttttaacatatgttaggtgtgactcttttgcacaggattggtatcttgcgcacatacctactgcaaacaggaTATCGGGCcgacttgtagttaggtagagtagactacctattatacttctatagtactttgggtctacaggttttccatctgggtcagaatcaatgttaCTATTtattgccattggagtatttataatttttgagttttccatgccaaattttttaattagttctttggcatatttggtttggtaaatgtagattccatctttggtttgtttaatttgtaagcctaagaaaaaattgagttctcccaccaaactcatctcaaattcatttttcattaaattaacaaattcttttaacagTTTGGTGTTTGTTgcgccaaaaattatgtcgtcaacatagatttgggcaatAACAATATCTTTTTATATGGTTTTGACAAATAGAGtttggtctatttgaccttggttaaaaccCTTgtatattaggtaattagataagcGTTCAAACCATCCTCTAGGTGcttattttagtccatataaggccttttttaatctaaatacatggttttgatgatctaagtcctcaaaacctgggggttgacctacatatacctcttctttaataaatccattcaaaaaggctgacttgacatccatttggtataatctaaatcctttatgtgctgcataagctagcagcattctaatggattcgagtctagctactggtgcataggtttaatcataatctaaaccttcaacctgactgaaacctttggctactagtctggccttgtttctaacaatttcaccctgatcatccaatttgttcctaaatatccatttggtgtcaattatggacttatctatgggtttaggtacaagttcccaaacttggtttctttcgaattgtgctagctcttcctgcatagcaatgatccagtctgggtcaggtagggcttcttctatagtcttaggctcaatctttgaaataagagcaatctgactcaggtttctatacgaggatctagttctaactcctaagtttgggtcacccaaaatttggtcaggtgggtgagaagtacctattcttgttggtcttatatttgtgttAGGAGTTAGTTCCTCTGTTTTACTagttttaagttgaatttcatcgtcttctataattcttgggttaatgtcTATATTTTGATcgatatttggtagattattttcttcatcaaatattacattagttgtttcttcgacttttagggtattttgattatagactctataggccctactggttgtagagtaccctaaaaagattccttggtttgatttgggtgtaaatttttttaagtaatctttagtgtttaagatatgaactttacatccaaatacttttaagtagtttaagttgggaattttattataataaatttcatatggggttttattataaagtttgttaattagaattcgattttgaatatagtTTGCCGTACTTATTGCTTCagtccaaaattgatgatttaggttatattcatttagcatagttcttgcggcttcttgtaaggttctattttttcgttctactagcccgttctgttggggggttctagggcatgaaaattcgtaTTTGTATCCGTTGGTTTTACAAAATTggataaatctatgattttcaaattccccccccccccccccatgatcacttctaatccttttaattttagtatctttttcattttctattaatctaCAAAAATTACTGaagacttcaaaagtttcatcttttatttttagaaattttacccaggtgaacctggagtagtcatcaattataactaagcaatattggttcttgcttagtgacttggctccatgtgaatcaaatagatctaggtgaaggagctcaagtaaggagttggttctttctagattggttgacttgtgggttgacttggtttgttttccttgttgacagggATGGCAAATTGTATTTTCTAGATTTCTTAATTTGGGTAATCCTCTGACTAAGccgttttgactcatttttgaaatgagt
This genomic stretch from Zingiber officinale cultivar Zhangliang chromosome 7A, Zo_v1.1, whole genome shotgun sequence harbors:
- the LOC122001177 gene encoding receptor-like protein kinase HERK 1 isoform X3 — encoded protein: MRSKGTYRGLSDQLLETIYRVNMGGPQVSPNTDTLWRNWDTDQKFLLNSALSRSVNFTGKISYMDGTTEETAPDIVYSTATELAASNTSNALFNVTWQFDVEASSAYLIRFHFCDIVSLAAGNLYFNVYVNSWAVASNLDLSSKTFGQLATAVYMDYVLEANDASEKLGISIGPSVVNGVLPDGILNGLEIMKINGSGGSPATPSAGSKKNLVIILAPIFGVTAVAIVAVALCLAVRKRKLTTKQYSKSWVPFSINGFTSHSTGSRTSNGTAFTLGLNGNFGYRLSFAILQEATNNFDENWVIGVGGFGKVYKGELRDDTKVAVKRGNPKSQQGINEFHTEIELLSRLRHRHLVSLIGYCDEKNEMILVYEYMEKGTLKSHLYGSDMPSLNWQQRLEICIGAARGLHYLHTGQAKAIIHRDVKSANILLDETLLAKVADFGLSKTGPELDQTHVSTAVKGSFGYLDPEYFRRQQLTEKSDVYSFGVVLLEVLCARPVIDPTLPREMVNLAEWGMKWQKRGELEHIVDARIAGSIRPESLKKFGETIEKCLADSGIERPSMGDVLWNLEYALQLQDADAGGISEINSINRITELSPQLQNINAFESAPAGEAATALLNDLSDVSMSKVFSQLIKSEGR
- the LOC122001177 gene encoding receptor-like protein kinase HERK 1 isoform X2, which gives rise to MRSKGNNSIAFVNAIEVVSAPDTLIADTATIVNPPGTYRGLSDQLLETIYRVNMGGPQVSPNTDTLWRNWDTDQKFLLNSALSRSVNFTGKISYMDGTTEETAPDIVYSTATELAASNTSNALFNVTWQFDVEASSAYLIRFHFCDIVSLAAGNLYFNVYVNSWAVASNLDLSSKTFGQLATAVYMDYVLEANDASEKLGISIGPSVVNGVLPDGILNGLEIMKINGSGGSPATPSAGSKKNLVIILAPIFGVTAVAIVAVALCLAVRKRKLTTKQYSKSWVPFSINGFTSHSTGSRTSNGTAFTLGLNGNFGYRLSFAILQEATNNFDENWVIGVGGFGKVYKGELRDDTKVAVKRGNPKSQQGINEFHTEIELLSRLRHRHLVSLIGYCDEKNEMILVYEYMEKGTLKSHLYGSDMPSLNWQQRLEICIGAARGLHYLHTGQAKAIIHRDVKSANILLDETLLAKVADFGLSKTGPELDQTHVSTAVKGSFGYLDPEYFRRQQLTEKSDVYSFGVVLLEVLCARPVIDPTLPREMVNLAEWGMKWQKRGELEHIVDARIAGSIRPESLKKFGETIEKCLADSGIERPSMGDVLWNLEYALQLQDADAGGISEINSINRITELSPQLQNINAFESAPAGEAATALLNDLSDVSMSKVFSQLIKSEGR
- the LOC122001177 gene encoding receptor-like protein kinase HERK 1 isoform X1, whose product is MKGIGVSCVIFLLISIKCIHCAFTPADNYLIDCGSSTNTTINNRVFVADVSLSSTLTPSSNNLVTTSSSVPASYYGAALYQNARVFTVTSSYSFQINAHGRHFIRLYFFPSIYGNFNLTSTTFTVSTQDALLLDHFHPQANSAVVEEFLVNIISDTLILTFAQTGNNSIAFVNAIEVVSAPDTLIADTATIVNPPGTYRGLSDQLLETIYRVNMGGPQVSPNTDTLWRNWDTDQKFLLNSALSRSVNFTGKISYMDGTTEETAPDIVYSTATELAASNTSNALFNVTWQFDVEASSAYLIRFHFCDIVSLAAGNLYFNVYVNSWAVASNLDLSSKTFGQLATAVYMDYVLEANDASEKLGISIGPSVVNGVLPDGILNGLEIMKINGSGGSPATPSAGSKKNLVIILAPIFGVTAVAIVAVALCLAVRKRKLTTKQYSKSWVPFSINGFTSHSTGSRTSNGTAFTLGLNGNFGYRLSFAILQEATNNFDENWVIGVGGFGKVYKGELRDDTKVAVKRGNPKSQQGINEFHTEIELLSRLRHRHLVSLIGYCDEKNEMILVYEYMEKGTLKSHLYGSDMPSLNWQQRLEICIGAARGLHYLHTGQAKAIIHRDVKSANILLDETLLAKVADFGLSKTGPELDQTHVSTAVKGSFGYLDPEYFRRQQLTEKSDVYSFGVVLLEVLCARPVIDPTLPREMVNLAEWGMKWQKRGELEHIVDARIAGSIRPESLKKFGETIEKCLADSGIERPSMGDVLWNLEYALQLQDADAGGISEINSINRITELSPQLQNINAFESAPAGEAATALLNDLSDVSMSKVFSQLIKSEGR